One genomic segment of Helianthus annuus cultivar XRQ/B chromosome 14, HanXRQr2.0-SUNRISE, whole genome shotgun sequence includes these proteins:
- the LOC110942486 gene encoding uncharacterized protein LOC110942486: MNDAEGTTAPKPESQFTEEDREKLDVDGKALAMLHSALAREIDIGVRDCKNAKEMWEALLAMYEGNEEIKESRREMLTQKFNLFNHFPGETLENQIQRFVALISDIKTHDIKLENSVINKKLLNALPRN, encoded by the coding sequence ATGAACGATGCTGAGGGAACTACTGCACCTAAGCCTGAGTCTCAATTTACTGAAGAAGATCGTGAGAAACTCGACGTTGATGGCAAAGCTCTTGCTATGCTACACTCTGCACTGGCACGAGAAATTGACATTGGAGTTCGAGATTGTAAAAATGCAAAAGAAATGTGGGAAGCACTTTTGGCTATGTATGAAGGAAACGAAGAAATAAAAGAAAGCAGACGGGAGATGCTCACACAAAAGTTTAATCTGTTCAATCACTTCCCAGGAGAAACTCTGGAAAATCAGATTCAAAGATTTGTCGCCTTGATCAGTGACATAAAAACTCATGATATCAAGTTGGAAAACTCTGTTATCAACAAGAAGCTACTCAATGCTCTTCCAAGAAACTAG